A single region of the Chryseobacterium culicis genome encodes:
- the metE gene encoding 5-methyltetrahydropteroyltriglutamate--homocysteine S-methyltransferase → MQTHILGYPRIGSKRELKKACEQYWSGKILLEELLNTGRTLCNQNWNIQKEAGIDLIPCNDFSYYDQVLDMSLVVGAIPSRYHEVVLKKNNSELDLYFAMARGYQKEGLDITAMEMTKWFDTNYHYIVPEFYKNQQFKLSSDKIFNEFAGAKQAGINAKPVIIGLVTYLLLGKEKEEGFDKLDLAGNLLSVYTEILTKLQEQGAEWIQFDEPFLALDLTEKAKETYLSVYSEIRKRFPKLKFIVATYFDGLKDNASLAVSLPVNTLHIDLVRNPEQLDGILNSIPENLSLSLGVIDGRNIWKNDFEKSLSFIRKAVDKLGSERILIAPSCSLIHSPCDLDFETNLNPEIKNWLAFAKQKVEEVVTLKELVSGTEKEHILEVFEENKKAIESRRTSSLIHNDQVKQRSNAVTEKDAQRINTFKTRKEEQQQVLQLPLFPTTTIGSFPQTTEVRSWRAKFKKGELTAEQYDILLKEETQRTIRWQEDIGIDVLVHGEFERNDMVEYFGEQLEGFVFTKNGWVQSYGSRCVKPPVIFGDVSRPTPMTVYWSQYAQSQTEKWVKGMLTGPVTILQWSFVRDDQPRSETCKQIALAIRDEVVDLEKAGIRIIQIDEPAIREGLPLRKADWQNYLKWAVEAFRISASGVGDATQIHTHMCYSEFNDIIENIADMDADVITIECSRSQMELLNAFADFKYPNEIGPGVYDIHSPRVPSKEEMIELLRKAQNVIPANQLWVNPDCGLKTRHWEETEKALIAMVAAAKEASVEYAL, encoded by the coding sequence ATGCAAACTCACATTCTGGGCTATCCGCGTATTGGTAGCAAAAGAGAACTCAAAAAAGCCTGCGAACAATATTGGTCAGGTAAAATTCTTTTGGAAGAACTTCTGAATACAGGGAGAACTCTCTGTAATCAAAACTGGAATATTCAGAAAGAAGCCGGTATAGATCTTATCCCGTGCAACGATTTTTCCTATTATGATCAGGTATTGGATATGAGCCTTGTAGTAGGAGCAATTCCTTCGCGTTACCATGAGGTGGTGCTTAAAAAGAACAATTCTGAGCTGGATCTTTATTTCGCGATGGCAAGAGGATATCAGAAAGAAGGGCTGGATATTACAGCAATGGAAATGACCAAGTGGTTCGATACCAACTATCACTACATTGTCCCGGAATTTTATAAAAACCAGCAATTTAAATTAAGCTCAGATAAAATTTTCAATGAATTTGCCGGAGCAAAACAGGCGGGTATCAATGCAAAACCTGTAATTATCGGACTTGTTACTTATCTGTTATTAGGAAAAGAAAAAGAAGAAGGATTTGATAAACTGGATCTGGCTGGAAATCTTCTTTCTGTATATACGGAAATTTTAACCAAACTTCAGGAGCAGGGTGCTGAATGGATTCAGTTTGATGAACCTTTTCTGGCACTGGATTTAACTGAGAAAGCAAAAGAAACCTATCTTTCTGTGTATTCAGAAATAAGAAAACGTTTCCCGAAACTGAAATTCATTGTTGCCACTTATTTTGACGGATTAAAAGATAATGCATCGCTTGCTGTTTCACTTCCGGTGAACACTTTGCATATCGATTTGGTTAGAAATCCGGAACAGTTGGATGGTATTTTGAATAGTATTCCGGAAAACCTAAGCCTTTCGTTAGGAGTAATTGATGGCAGAAATATCTGGAAAAACGATTTTGAAAAGTCATTGTCTTTCATCAGAAAAGCTGTTGACAAATTAGGCTCTGAAAGGATTTTGATTGCACCGTCATGTTCATTGATTCATTCTCCTTGCGATCTTGATTTTGAAACGAACCTTAATCCTGAGATTAAAAACTGGCTTGCTTTTGCTAAACAGAAAGTAGAAGAAGTGGTAACGCTTAAAGAGCTGGTATCAGGAACAGAAAAAGAACATATTCTTGAAGTATTTGAAGAAAATAAAAAAGCCATTGAAAGCAGAAGAACCTCTTCCCTTATCCACAATGATCAGGTAAAACAAAGATCAAATGCGGTCACTGAAAAGGATGCACAAAGAATAAATACCTTCAAAACCCGTAAAGAAGAACAGCAGCAAGTCCTGCAGCTTCCTTTGTTTCCCACTACAACAATCGGGTCATTCCCGCAGACAACAGAGGTAAGAAGCTGGAGAGCTAAATTCAAAAAGGGAGAACTTACTGCGGAGCAATACGATATTTTATTAAAAGAAGAAACTCAGAGAACCATTCGCTGGCAGGAAGACATCGGAATTGATGTATTGGTGCACGGAGAATTTGAGCGTAATGATATGGTGGAATATTTTGGAGAACAGCTGGAAGGATTTGTGTTTACCAAAAACGGATGGGTACAGAGCTACGGAAGCCGTTGTGTAAAACCTCCTGTGATCTTTGGTGATGTTTCCCGCCCGACTCCTATGACGGTGTATTGGTCTCAGTATGCCCAATCTCAAACGGAAAAATGGGTAAAAGGAATGTTGACTGGTCCTGTGACGATTTTACAGTGGTCTTTTGTACGTGATGATCAGCCTCGTTCAGAAACATGTAAGCAGATTGCACTGGCAATCCGTGATGAAGTAGTGGATCTGGAAAAAGCAGGAATCAGAATTATTCAGATTGATGAACCTGCTATAAGAGAAGGGCTTCCTCTAAGAAAAGCAGACTGGCAAAACTACCTGAAATGGGCTGTGGAAGCTTTCAGAATTTCAGCAAGTGGAGTGGGAGATGCTACGCAAATTCATACCCATATGTGTTATTCAGAATTCAATGATATTATTGAAAATATTGCGGATATGGATGCAGACGTGATTACCATAGAATGCTCCCGTTCTCAGATGGAACTGCTGAATGCCTTTGCAGATTTTAAATATCCGAATGAAATTGGTCCCGGAGTATATGATATCCACTCACCAAGGGTTCCGTCAAAAGAAGAAATGATTGAACTGTTGAGAAAAGCACAGAACGTAATTCCTGCCAACCAGCTTTGGGTAAACCCGGACTGCGGACTGAAAACAAGACACTGGGAAGAAACAGAAAAAGCTTTAATAGCAATGGTAGCTGCTGCTAAAGAAGCCTCAGTAGAATACGCACTTTAA
- a CDS encoding helix-turn-helix domain-containing protein, producing MSENNIPLPINYSCHFSEFREGEQFARIHSLGLVLSGEMELNDGITKTIFKEGELYSARKNRLLKFAKYPPKDGEIRTVTIYFDEAILRDFSREYGYQAEKKDNIPAFIKPDQKALTAFMYSLLAYENLPSSTELLRLKQKEALLLMLNHNPGLKNILFDFSEPYKIDIEAFMNKNFHFNVNVERFAYLTGRSLSAFKRDFQKIFGIPPRQWLQLRRLKEAHFLLTQKGRSVSDIYLDLGFENLSHFSFAFKKQFGYPPSALQAK from the coding sequence ATGAGCGAAAATAATATTCCTTTACCCATCAATTATTCCTGTCATTTTTCAGAATTCAGGGAAGGTGAACAGTTTGCACGGATTCACAGTCTGGGGCTTGTTCTTTCCGGGGAAATGGAACTGAATGACGGGATTACAAAGACGATATTTAAAGAAGGAGAACTCTACTCTGCAAGGAAAAACCGTTTATTAAAATTTGCAAAATATCCACCTAAAGACGGTGAAATAAGAACCGTAACCATTTATTTTGACGAAGCCATCTTACGTGATTTCAGCCGTGAATACGGATATCAGGCAGAGAAAAAAGATAATATCCCGGCCTTTATAAAACCGGATCAAAAGGCATTAACAGCTTTTATGTATTCACTCCTCGCTTATGAGAATCTTCCTTCTTCCACAGAGCTTCTGCGCCTCAAACAAAAGGAAGCCTTACTTCTCATGCTCAATCATAATCCCGGCCTTAAGAATATTTTATTCGATTTTTCTGAACCTTATAAAATAGATATTGAAGCTTTTATGAATAAGAATTTCCATTTCAATGTCAATGTAGAGCGTTTTGCTTATTTAACGGGAAGAAGCCTGTCTGCATTTAAAAGAGATTTTCAAAAGATTTTTGGAATTCCTCCAAGACAATGGCTGCAGCTTCGAAGACTGAAGGAAGCTCATTTTTTACTTACCCAAAAAGGCAGATCAGTTTCTGATATTTATCTGGATCTGGGATTTGAAAATCTGTCCCATTTCTCTTTTGCATTTAAAAAACAGTTTGGCTATCCACCCAGTGCATTACAGGCCAAATAA